The Candidatus Nitrosymbiomonas proteolyticus genome has a segment encoding these proteins:
- a CDS encoding glycosyl transferase — translation MSRSAEPEVSVIVPALNEEATIGEVVERMLALPLSVQVIVVDDGSTDRTAAVLAPYEDRILVLRNERPTGKGSAIRQALPHVRGEAVIIQDADLEYAPEQIPEIVRPILQGESDVVYGSRFTQGFPEGMALPNKVVNVLLAWTVRLLFFRRITDEATCYKAFRREVLLDMDLSCRRFEFCPEVTAKAIRMRRDILEVPIDYEPRSKAAGKKIRWTDAPDAFWTLLKWRFRAWRRPRRENSP, via the coding sequence ATGAGCCGATCCGCCGAGCCTGAGGTCAGCGTCATTGTGCCGGCGCTCAACGAGGAGGCCACGATCGGCGAAGTCGTGGAACGGATGCTCGCGCTTCCCCTTTCGGTTCAAGTGATCGTCGTGGACGACGGGAGTACAGATCGCACAGCGGCCGTGCTGGCCCCTTATGAGGATCGAATCCTCGTCCTCCGCAACGAGCGTCCGACCGGAAAGGGCAGCGCGATTCGGCAGGCCCTTCCTCACGTTCGGGGCGAGGCGGTCATCATTCAAGACGCCGACCTCGAATATGCCCCGGAGCAAATCCCCGAAATCGTCCGCCCGATCCTCCAAGGAGAGTCGGACGTGGTGTACGGTTCTCGCTTCACGCAGGGATTTCCCGAAGGAATGGCCTTGCCGAACAAGGTCGTGAACGTGTTGCTCGCGTGGACCGTTAGGCTCCTGTTTTTTCGCCGAATCACCGACGAAGCGACGTGCTACAAGGCGTTTCGACGGGAGGTGCTCCTCGACATGGACCTCTCATGCAGGAGGTTCGAGTTCTGCCCTGAGGTAACCGCTAAGGCGATCCGGATGAGAAGAGACATCCTTGAGGTTCCCATTGACTATGAGCCCCGGTCCAAAGCGGCGGGCAAGAAGATTCGCTGGACCGACGCTCCCGACGCCTTTTGGACGCTGCTGAAGTGGAGGTTTCGAGCTTGGAGGAGGCCCAGGAGGGAGAATTCTCCATGA
- a CDS encoding deoxyguanosinetriphosphate triphosphohydrolase has product MTSVRERIEEREREWLSPFAALACQSEGRKRGEAPDPVRTCFQRDRDRVLHSKSFRRLKHKTQVFIDPLGDHYRTRLTHTLEVAQIARTIGRALRLNEDLIESIALAHDVGHSPFGHAGESALDEVIREVRAQRNDPQVPEGFRHYEQSLRVVDVLENLNLTHETLAGIAGHSKGRLDLTDADGNPTSTLEAAVVRIADRVAYLNHDLDDALRAGMVTEVPGKVRHLGETHGQRVGAMVEDVVESSLDRPVIRLSSQMLEATNFLKEWLFENVYHQYPKRYSDIPKAKALVRELFLYYCEPGNLPPGFEGIQGAIDYVAGMSDRYALDTYAELKLPTAFRGRNFRNS; this is encoded by the coding sequence ATGACAAGCGTTCGCGAACGGATTGAAGAACGTGAACGGGAATGGCTTTCGCCTTTCGCGGCTCTTGCCTGCCAAAGCGAGGGCAGGAAACGAGGCGAGGCGCCCGACCCCGTCCGAACCTGCTTCCAGCGCGATCGCGACCGGGTGCTCCACTCCAAATCCTTCCGACGGCTCAAGCACAAGACGCAGGTGTTCATCGACCCGCTGGGCGATCACTATCGAACCCGCCTCACTCACACGCTCGAAGTCGCGCAAATCGCCCGAACCATCGGCCGGGCGTTGCGGCTCAACGAGGACCTGATCGAATCCATCGCCCTCGCACACGATGTTGGGCACTCACCCTTTGGCCACGCAGGCGAATCGGCTCTCGACGAGGTCATTCGGGAGGTTCGCGCCCAGCGAAACGACCCCCAAGTGCCCGAAGGCTTTCGGCACTACGAGCAATCGCTTCGCGTCGTCGATGTGCTGGAGAACCTGAACCTGACCCACGAAACGTTGGCCGGAATCGCGGGGCACAGCAAGGGAAGGCTCGACCTCACAGATGCCGACGGGAATCCCACATCGACTCTGGAGGCCGCGGTGGTGAGGATCGCCGATCGCGTTGCGTATCTCAACCATGACCTCGACGACGCCCTGCGGGCGGGAATGGTGACGGAGGTGCCGGGGAAGGTCCGGCACCTGGGCGAAACGCACGGGCAGCGGGTCGGCGCGATGGTCGAAGACGTCGTCGAGAGCAGTTTGGACCGTCCGGTCATCCGCCTCTCTTCCCAGATGCTCGAAGCCACCAACTTCCTCAAGGAGTGGCTCTTTGAGAACGTCTACCACCAGTACCCGAAGCGATACAGCGACATCCCGAAAGCCAAGGCGCTCGTTCGGGAACTGTTCCTCTACTACTGCGAACCAGGCAACCTCCCGCCTGGGTTCGAGGGAATTCAAGGCGCGATCGATTACGTCGCAGGTATGTCGGACCGGTACGCTCTGGATACTTACGCAGAACTCAAGTTGCCGACGGCTTTTCGCGGCCGAAACTTTCGCAACAGCTAG
- a CDS encoding K+ transporter KefB, translating into MSDGWTLLKDIALVFAGAVLLGAIFERLRQAAVVGYMLAGAVLGPGLLRVVESVDAVHDLAELGVALLLFTIGLEFSWRHIRRLGRVGVGGGVVQVTLTTLLGIALAPALGLEWRSAFAVGAVVALSSTVVVLKQLRDRGDLDAIHGRIALGILLVQDVALIPLVLLMTMLGGEHQAGLQWQELGVIAAQISLVVLLSLIAIKYFTPRAMISRAMGRNRELPVLVSVTVCIGSAWAAHRIGISPALGAFLAGMLLAETSHAVTIRADIASVRTLFSTLFFTSIGMLADFGWIASNFGWVALTAVGIVVVKVLIVLASVRLFGMTMLWALSTGIVLGQVGELSFVLIQVGRSQGLLPDEIAQLLVSSSVLTLLVTPYLVAFAPSFSRKVTKRLLPPRKFVSEEIRATKRLEEIKDHFVVIGFGEAGRAAARKIEAAGASVLVLDVNPRSARDGRGTGLRFVVGDGTNDTVLEHAGLKGACGAVVALSDHQSAVLAAHAVRRVAPSVPCVVRARYNLYASDLENTGVDGIVDEENLVGENLANEVLKITQNEDAD; encoded by the coding sequence ATGAGCGACGGTTGGACCCTGCTCAAAGATATCGCCCTTGTGTTTGCCGGGGCAGTGCTGCTTGGGGCGATTTTCGAGCGGCTCCGTCAGGCGGCGGTGGTCGGATACATGCTCGCGGGCGCGGTTCTGGGTCCGGGGCTCCTTCGCGTCGTAGAGAGCGTCGATGCGGTCCATGACCTCGCCGAGCTCGGCGTGGCGCTGCTGCTCTTTACCATCGGTCTCGAGTTCTCGTGGCGTCACATTCGCAGGCTCGGGCGGGTGGGCGTCGGTGGCGGGGTCGTTCAGGTGACTTTGACGACTCTGCTGGGTATCGCCCTCGCCCCGGCACTTGGGCTCGAATGGCGCTCGGCGTTCGCGGTGGGCGCGGTCGTCGCTCTCAGCAGCACGGTGGTCGTGCTCAAGCAGCTTCGAGATCGCGGCGACCTCGACGCCATCCATGGACGCATCGCGCTGGGGATTCTGTTGGTTCAAGACGTCGCGCTGATTCCCCTTGTGCTGCTGATGACGATGCTGGGCGGCGAGCATCAGGCGGGTCTCCAATGGCAAGAGTTGGGGGTCATCGCCGCTCAGATATCGCTCGTGGTGCTCCTCTCTCTGATCGCGATCAAGTACTTCACGCCGAGAGCCATGATCTCGCGAGCGATGGGCCGCAACCGCGAGCTTCCGGTGCTGGTCTCGGTGACCGTTTGCATCGGTTCGGCATGGGCGGCTCACCGGATCGGAATCTCGCCCGCGCTGGGCGCATTCCTCGCGGGGATGCTTCTGGCCGAAACCTCGCACGCCGTGACGATCCGAGCCGACATCGCCTCGGTGCGAACTCTGTTTTCGACGCTGTTCTTCACTTCGATCGGGATGCTCGCGGACTTCGGTTGGATCGCGAGCAATTTCGGGTGGGTGGCGCTGACCGCAGTGGGGATCGTGGTGGTCAAAGTGCTTATCGTCCTAGCCAGCGTGCGGCTTTTTGGCATGACGATGCTCTGGGCTCTCAGCACCGGGATCGTTTTAGGACAGGTGGGAGAGCTGAGCTTCGTGCTGATCCAGGTGGGGAGATCCCAAGGCTTGCTTCCCGATGAAATCGCCCAGTTGCTGGTGTCTTCGAGCGTCCTGACGCTCCTCGTGACCCCCTACCTCGTCGCGTTCGCGCCTTCGTTCTCGCGGAAGGTCACCAAGCGGCTCCTGCCCCCAAGGAAGTTCGTTTCCGAGGAGATTCGGGCGACCAAGCGCCTGGAAGAGATCAAGGATCATTTCGTGGTGATCGGTTTCGGCGAAGCCGGGCGTGCGGCCGCAAGGAAGATCGAGGCAGCGGGCGCGTCGGTCCTGGTGCTCGATGTCAATCCGCGGTCGGCAAGGGACGGGCGAGGCACGGGTCTTAGGTTCGTGGTGGGCGACGGGACGAACGACACCGTACTCGAACACGCCGGGCTGAAAGGCGCCTGCGGCGCTGTTGTGGCGCTTTCCGACCACCAAAGCGCCGTGCTCGCCGCCCACGCCGTTCGCAGGGTCGCGCCATCGGTGCCTTGCGTAGTCCGGGCGAGATACAACCTGTACGCCTCCGACCTCGAAAACACCGGAGTCGATGGGATCGTCGACGAAGAGAATCTGGTGGGCGAAAACTTGGCGAACGAGGTCCTGAAAATCACTCAAAACGAAGACGCCGACTAG
- a CDS encoding orotate phosphoribosyltransferase has product MSSVDLAKLLDDSGAVLKGHFILTSGRHSDTYFEKFRVLENPAVLSALCAEIARHFGPFKVDRVAGPTTGGILIAYEVGRQMDLPALYVESEDGRKTLRRGASVERGSRVLVVDDVLTTGVSVREVCEVLGEYGAEVAGVGVLIDRSEGEIDLGVPLFAAHRVRATSYAPDEVPDWLAEIPAVKPGTRK; this is encoded by the coding sequence GTGTCGTCGGTTGATCTCGCCAAGCTGCTCGATGATTCGGGCGCGGTGCTGAAAGGCCACTTCATTCTCACCAGCGGACGTCACAGCGACACCTACTTCGAGAAGTTTCGCGTGCTCGAAAACCCCGCGGTGCTGTCGGCCCTCTGCGCGGAAATCGCCCGGCACTTCGGACCCTTTAAGGTCGATCGAGTGGCCGGCCCAACCACGGGCGGAATCCTGATCGCCTATGAAGTCGGGCGTCAGATGGACTTGCCAGCCCTTTATGTCGAGTCTGAGGACGGACGCAAGACGCTACGCAGGGGGGCCAGCGTCGAGAGGGGGTCCCGTGTGTTGGTGGTGGACGACGTGTTGACGACTGGTGTTTCCGTACGAGAGGTTTGCGAGGTGCTGGGCGAGTACGGCGCAGAGGTCGCAGGTGTGGGCGTCTTGATCGACCGAAGTGAGGGCGAGATCGACTTGGGCGTTCCGCTGTTTGCCGCGCATCGGGTGAGGGCGACATCGTACGCCCCGGACGAGGTCCCCGATTGGCTTGCGGAGATCCCTGCCGTTAAACCGGGAACTCGGAAGTAG
- a CDS encoding L-aspartate 1-decarboxylase, translated as MRLLQLLKAKLHHAHVTYANPEYVGSIEIDGELMKRAGLLDGELVQIWAVDRPARLSTYAFAGPKGVIGLNGGAAHFFEKGDRLVICAFAWTDEVIEPTILLLDKNNEVVREMKPYSVVG; from the coding sequence ATGCGCTTGTTGCAGCTCCTTAAGGCAAAACTTCATCACGCTCACGTCACCTATGCGAACCCCGAATATGTGGGAAGCATCGAAATTGACGGTGAACTGATGAAGCGCGCCGGGTTGCTGGACGGAGAGCTCGTTCAGATATGGGCCGTGGACCGACCAGCAAGGCTTTCGACCTATGCCTTCGCGGGGCCAAAAGGGGTGATCGGCCTCAATGGGGGCGCGGCCCATTTCTTCGAGAAGGGCGATCGGCTCGTGATCTGCGCGTTCGCTTGGACCGACGAAGTGATCGAACCCACGATTCTGCTCCTCGACAAGAACAACGAGGTGGTCCGGGAGATGAAACCTTACAGTGTCGTCGGTTGA
- a CDS encoding cytochrome c biogenesis factor, with amino-acid sequence MDVPPLDLPVAPGWALQTGSLGSTLVWVSVALFLASVLGWFLAPWVSWGRRVGIVGLWAGTVAVLGVFGSLAALFIGDQFEYAYVYGHADKLNTIPYKIAGIWSGQEGSFLLWATTAALFASLIATGTGQYRRWFTITCSLFLATLMGMLAFESPFVLNLFGGKPYIPEDGVGLAPALQNYWVIIHPPTIFLGFGSLLALFAFGVAAMATGDLADWTKRIRPWAILSLSFLGLGLAMGGLWAYETLGWGGFWMWDPVENTSFVPWAILAIFVHGVLVQITKGKWIVSNLLLAGLPFIAFLYGTFLTRSGFLGDTSVHSFAQMNNTALWMLIGGGGGFTLGYLVLWAWRWRRLRTAEGGEPPTSGMHREAAYRWGSVLLACLAIATAVGMSVPLIQSLSGSQPKVVEEWLYHRVLVWFFVPTMILMALGPLISWRGTGFKKLWEKLYAVICITVSAAGFLFLAMVLTGRGRIDLSGKIDMPFGTAMSAPVWTLILAGLCLMAVVSNVWRMFESTRGMKMSMSVFLSHIGVAIMLAGLMVSRGLENKVELTIQEGAPQNALGYQVAVKEHTSELTDRKNKVVFDVTSQRHSFVARPGFYYANMGGEFRPMVWPHIQRGFVNDIYFTLHPMQFNASEVTPLTPNQSANFEGYRFTFKGIETEGEAGSTDTVFRARLTVTTAAHSFDILPGVKLTETGTKPEPAVLDSDYFVTLESVDPRSGAASIQLQFVRPLYFVEVFYKPMTGLVWLGIGIMGIGGIMAAWYRRYRPARKLPGQPAGIPEEASEVSEKEDALVAAP; translated from the coding sequence TTGGACGTTCCCCCATTAGATTTGCCTGTCGCGCCGGGTTGGGCGCTGCAAACCGGGTCCCTCGGTTCCACTTTGGTGTGGGTTTCGGTCGCGCTGTTTCTCGCTTCCGTCCTCGGCTGGTTTCTTGCGCCTTGGGTTTCGTGGGGCCGAAGGGTGGGGATCGTCGGCCTTTGGGCCGGGACCGTCGCGGTGTTGGGGGTCTTTGGCAGCTTGGCCGCGCTGTTCATCGGCGACCAATTCGAATACGCCTACGTGTACGGCCACGCCGATAAGCTCAACACCATCCCCTACAAGATCGCCGGAATCTGGTCGGGGCAGGAAGGGAGTTTCTTGCTGTGGGCGACGACCGCAGCTCTCTTTGCGAGCCTGATCGCGACGGGTACCGGGCAATACCGCCGCTGGTTCACGATCACCTGTTCGCTGTTCCTCGCCACGCTCATGGGGATGCTCGCGTTCGAGTCTCCTTTCGTGTTGAACCTGTTTGGCGGTAAGCCGTACATCCCCGAAGACGGAGTGGGACTCGCGCCGGCGCTTCAGAACTACTGGGTCATCATCCACCCGCCGACCATCTTCTTGGGGTTCGGGTCGCTGCTCGCCCTGTTCGCCTTTGGGGTCGCTGCGATGGCGACGGGCGATCTCGCCGATTGGACCAAACGCATCCGCCCTTGGGCGATCCTGTCGCTCTCGTTCTTGGGTCTGGGGCTCGCGATGGGCGGGCTTTGGGCTTATGAAACCCTCGGATGGGGCGGCTTCTGGATGTGGGACCCGGTCGAAAACACCAGTTTCGTCCCTTGGGCGATCCTCGCCATCTTCGTCCATGGCGTGCTCGTGCAGATTACGAAGGGCAAATGGATCGTGAGCAACTTGCTGCTTGCCGGCCTGCCCTTCATCGCCTTTCTTTACGGAACGTTTCTGACGAGGTCGGGCTTCCTGGGCGACACCAGCGTCCACAGCTTCGCCCAAATGAACAACACAGCGCTCTGGATGTTGATCGGCGGAGGCGGAGGTTTCACGCTGGGTTATCTCGTGCTGTGGGCGTGGCGCTGGCGTCGGCTGCGAACTGCCGAAGGAGGCGAACCCCCGACCTCAGGCATGCACCGGGAAGCGGCGTACCGATGGGGATCCGTGTTGCTCGCTTGCTTGGCGATTGCGACGGCGGTTGGAATGAGCGTTCCGTTGATCCAAAGCCTGTCGGGCAGCCAGCCCAAGGTCGTCGAAGAATGGCTCTACCACAGGGTCCTCGTGTGGTTCTTCGTTCCCACGATGATCCTCATGGCGCTGGGGCCGCTCATCAGTTGGCGGGGCACTGGGTTCAAGAAGCTGTGGGAGAAGCTGTACGCGGTGATTTGCATCACGGTCAGTGCGGCGGGATTCCTTTTCCTTGCGATGGTCTTGACGGGCCGTGGGCGCATCGATCTAAGCGGCAAGATCGATATGCCGTTCGGAACGGCCATGTCAGCCCCGGTTTGGACTCTAATTCTAGCGGGACTCTGTTTGATGGCGGTCGTGTCGAACGTCTGGCGGATGTTCGAATCGACTCGCGGCATGAAGATGTCGATGTCGGTGTTCTTGTCTCACATCGGCGTCGCGATCATGCTCGCTGGCCTGATGGTGTCGCGGGGCCTCGAAAACAAGGTCGAATTGACGATTCAAGAAGGCGCGCCACAGAACGCCCTCGGCTATCAGGTCGCCGTGAAGGAGCACACTTCCGAACTCACCGACCGGAAAAACAAGGTGGTGTTCGACGTGACCTCTCAGCGGCACAGTTTCGTCGCCAGGCCGGGGTTCTACTACGCGAACATGGGTGGGGAATTCCGGCCCATGGTGTGGCCGCACATCCAACGGGGGTTTGTGAACGACATCTACTTCACGCTCCACCCCATGCAATTCAACGCGAGCGAAGTCACGCCCCTGACGCCGAACCAGTCCGCAAACTTCGAGGGCTACCGATTCACGTTCAAAGGGATCGAGACGGAGGGTGAGGCCGGATCGACCGATACCGTGTTTCGCGCGAGGCTTACGGTGACGACGGCGGCGCACAGCTTCGACATCCTTCCGGGCGTCAAGTTGACGGAAACCGGGACGAAGCCGGAGCCCGCCGTGTTGGACTCCGACTACTTCGTCACCCTCGAAAGCGTCGATCCTCGGTCGGGCGCGGCGAGCATTCAACTCCAGTTCGTGCGGCCCCTGTATTTCGTCGAAGTGTTTTACAAGCCGATGACGGGTTTGGTCTGGCTTGGGATTGGAATCATGGGAATCGGTGGCATAATGGCGGCTTGGTACCGAAGGTATCGGCCCGCTCGGAAGTTGCCCGGCCAGCCTGCCGGAATCCCCGAAGAGGCCTCTGAAGTTTCGGAAAAAGAAGATGCGCTTGTTGCAGCTCCTTAA
- a CDS encoding cytochrome C biogenesis protein has product MIVSVIVGALAITGMVTAFLMNASPYVTIAEAGTKSGKNLHVVGKIDKASLVSDMKVRQVRFTLLDEEANSMPVVYHGPPPANMGEASQVVVIGEMKEGAFHAERMLIKCPSKYQGQQG; this is encoded by the coding sequence TTGATCGTTTCCGTGATTGTGGGAGCTCTCGCAATCACTGGGATGGTCACCGCGTTCTTGATGAACGCAAGCCCCTACGTTACGATCGCTGAGGCAGGCACAAAGAGCGGCAAGAACCTGCATGTTGTTGGGAAGATCGACAAGGCTTCGCTCGTCAGCGACATGAAGGTTCGCCAGGTTCGGTTTACGCTCCTCGATGAAGAGGCGAACTCCATGCCGGTCGTTTACCACGGCCCTCCTCCGGCAAACATGGGCGAGGCGAGCCAAGTCGTGGTGATCGGCGAAATGAAGGAGGGCGCATTTCACGCGGAACGAATGCTGATCAAGTGCCCCAGCAAGTATCAAGGACAGCAAGGTTAA
- a CDS encoding Rnase produces the protein MLKNTFIHIPGVGRIAERALWESGCLEWGQYLDNPGRFSIGTASPSKAVEVLTESQRHLESGTHQYFQRALGLAESWRAFPDFRDDCVYLDIETDGGQAGDSITMVGLYDGLEFRCLVRDEDLSQFPDLISHYKMIVTFFGSGFDLPMLQRKFPSVEFDQIHLDLCPTLKKLGLRGGLKKIEASLGLARSEDTTGLSGWDAVRLWRRFERGSDRALETLIAYNREDVVNLEFLAELAYSRLRLATLPDAAQPAVES, from the coding sequence TTGCTCAAGAACACATTCATCCACATCCCCGGCGTCGGGAGGATCGCCGAAAGGGCGCTCTGGGAAAGCGGTTGTCTCGAGTGGGGGCAGTATCTCGACAATCCCGGCCGGTTTTCGATCGGGACGGCCTCTCCATCAAAGGCGGTCGAGGTCCTCACAGAGAGCCAGAGGCACCTCGAATCCGGCACGCATCAGTACTTCCAGCGGGCGCTGGGGCTTGCTGAGTCGTGGCGAGCCTTCCCGGACTTCCGCGACGATTGCGTCTATCTCGACATCGAGACCGACGGAGGGCAAGCGGGGGACAGCATCACGATGGTCGGGTTGTACGACGGCCTCGAGTTCCGGTGCCTCGTGCGCGACGAAGACCTTTCCCAGTTTCCCGACCTGATCTCACACTACAAGATGATCGTGACCTTCTTCGGTTCCGGCTTCGACCTTCCAATGTTGCAGCGTAAATTTCCCAGCGTCGAATTCGACCAAATCCACCTCGATCTCTGCCCGACTCTCAAGAAGCTCGGCCTGAGAGGAGGCCTCAAGAAGATCGAAGCGTCGCTCGGGCTGGCGCGTAGTGAAGACACCACCGGGCTGTCCGGCTGGGACGCCGTTAGGCTATGGAGGCGATTCGAGCGAGGCAGCGACCGCGCTCTCGAAACGCTGATCGCCTATAACCGCGAAGATGTCGTGAACCTGGAGTTCCTCGCAGAACTGGCGTACTCCCGGCTTCGACTTGCCACCCTTCCCGACGCCGCCCAACCTGCCGTCGAGTCGTAA
- a CDS encoding UDP-N-acetylglucosamine 1-carboxyvinyltransferase has protein sequence MDILRIEGGRPLHGSLRVPGSKNASLAILSSVVLAQDPVVLHNVPNVRDTRVMSDLLELFGARVEWNGDSISIDCSEIHPAKLDPEVARQIRTSFYLLGPLLARLGHAAIPAPGGCRIGARPVDFHLNGLGRLGAVIDLDMGEYVGRTDGLKGADLYLDFPSAGATQHLMATATMAEGVTVIHNGAIEPEVVVLAEFLNNLGARIEGAGTGIITVTGVSRLHGRPFHIPSDRLQAGTYMLAGAITRGEVTVNGILPESQSALTSKLKESGAKVVEGNDWIRVSSDRRLDAINVKTMPYPGFPTDMQQPMAAVLTLADGVSVVEETIYESRIGHVPELNRMGAKIRLEGRSAVITGVEHLKGANLEASDLRAGAALSLAALAAEGESYIRNVHFIDRGYQDFESQLRSLGAVIERIPASESPILEHSEVRP, from the coding sequence GTGGACATCTTGAGAATTGAAGGCGGGCGGCCGTTACACGGGTCGCTCCGCGTGCCGGGAAGCAAGAACGCTTCTCTCGCCATCTTGTCGTCGGTCGTGCTCGCGCAGGACCCGGTCGTGCTTCATAACGTCCCCAACGTGCGCGACACCCGCGTGATGTCGGACCTTTTGGAGCTTTTCGGCGCGCGCGTCGAATGGAACGGAGATTCGATTTCCATCGACTGCAGCGAGATCCACCCCGCGAAGCTCGATCCTGAGGTCGCGCGGCAAATCCGAACCTCGTTCTATCTGCTGGGTCCCCTACTGGCGCGTTTGGGCCATGCGGCGATCCCAGCTCCCGGAGGCTGCCGCATCGGCGCTCGGCCCGTGGATTTTCACCTCAACGGTTTGGGGCGGCTGGGCGCAGTCATCGACCTGGACATGGGCGAGTACGTGGGACGAACCGACGGCTTGAAGGGCGCGGACCTCTACCTCGACTTCCCCAGCGCGGGAGCGACCCAACACCTGATGGCGACGGCGACGATGGCAGAAGGCGTCACCGTCATTCATAACGGAGCGATCGAACCCGAAGTCGTCGTGCTCGCCGAGTTCCTCAACAATCTTGGAGCGAGGATCGAAGGCGCGGGGACCGGCATCATCACCGTTACCGGCGTTTCCCGGCTTCATGGCCGGCCGTTTCACATCCCAAGTGACCGGCTGCAAGCGGGGACCTACATGCTCGCAGGGGCGATCACGAGAGGCGAGGTCACCGTCAACGGCATCCTTCCCGAATCCCAATCCGCTCTCACCAGCAAGCTCAAGGAATCCGGTGCGAAGGTGGTCGAAGGCAACGACTGGATCCGCGTGTCCTCCGACCGCAGACTCGACGCGATCAACGTCAAGACCATGCCCTACCCGGGGTTCCCGACTGACATGCAGCAGCCCATGGCCGCTGTACTCACGTTGGCCGACGGAGTCAGCGTCGTCGAAGAGACCATTTACGAAAGCAGGATCGGGCACGTCCCCGAACTCAATCGAATGGGTGCGAAAATCCGGTTGGAAGGGCGCTCCGCCGTCATCACCGGCGTAGAACATCTCAAGGGAGCGAATCTCGAAGCGAGCGACTTGCGCGCGGGGGCCGCCCTGAGCCTCGCGGCCCTAGCGGCTGAAGGAGAGTCCTACATAAGGAACGTTCATTTTATCGACCGTGGGTATCAGGACTTCGAGTCCCAGTTGCGGTCGCTCGGAGCCGTGATCGAGCGCATTCCCGCTTCGGAATCCCCGATCCTGGAGCACTCCGAGGTACGGCCCTAA
- a CDS encoding rod shape-determining protein — protein MKLVPEIGIDLGTANILVYRRGKGIVLQEPTVVAINTSNGKVLAVGNEAREMLGRTPGNIQAIRPLKDGVIADYTTTLKMLEYLLEKVVGKRVVFKPRVLICVPSGVTNVERRAVIQAAIAAGAGEAMTIEEPMAAAIGAGLPIALAGGNMVVDIGGGTTDVAVISLGGIVLSQSIRIGGNKMDEAIIRHIRNAYNLMIGEPSAEEIKIRIGSAYPLQQELRMEIRGRDMVAGLPKSVEVSSEEIREALSEPVRQIAEKLCQVLEVTPPELASDIIERGIVLTGGGALLRGLDRLLRSVTDIPVRVAENALHCVAAGTGRALESYEAIRLSGAVSTI, from the coding sequence TTGAAACTCGTACCCGAAATCGGAATCGACCTCGGCACAGCGAACATCCTTGTCTATCGTCGAGGCAAGGGCATCGTGTTGCAGGAGCCTACCGTGGTGGCCATCAACACCTCGAACGGCAAAGTCCTGGCCGTCGGCAACGAAGCGCGGGAGATGCTGGGACGCACTCCCGGAAACATCCAAGCGATCCGGCCTCTGAAAGACGGGGTTATCGCCGACTACACGACCACCCTCAAGATGCTGGAGTACCTCCTCGAAAAGGTCGTCGGAAAGCGGGTCGTTTTCAAGCCCAGAGTGCTGATCTGCGTGCCCAGCGGGGTGACGAACGTCGAACGACGCGCCGTGATTCAAGCTGCGATCGCGGCGGGAGCCGGCGAGGCCATGACGATCGAAGAACCGATGGCCGCCGCAATCGGCGCGGGCCTTCCCATCGCATTGGCCGGGGGCAACATGGTCGTCGATATCGGCGGCGGGACCACCGACGTCGCCGTCATCAGCCTCGGTGGGATCGTGCTCTCGCAAAGCATCCGCATCGGCGGCAACAAGATGGACGAGGCGATCATCCGGCACATCCGCAACGCCTACAACCTCATGATCGGCGAGCCCAGCGCTGAGGAAATCAAGATCAGAATTGGGTCCGCTTATCCCCTCCAGCAAGAGCTTCGAATGGAGATCCGGGGCCGAGACATGGTCGCGGGTTTGCCGAAGTCCGTCGAGGTATCGAGCGAGGAGATTCGAGAGGCCCTCAGCGAACCGGTTCGTCAAATCGCCGAGAAGCTCTGCCAGGTCCTCGAAGTCACCCCGCCTGAACTCGCCAGCGACATCATCGAACGGGGGATCGTCCTTACGGGAGGAGGCGCTTTGCTAAGGGGACTCGATCGGCTGTTGAGGAGCGTGACCGACATACCGGTTCGAGTTGCCGAGAATGCGCTACACTGTGTCGCCGCAGGCACCGGACGCGCACTGGAATCCTACGAGGCCATTCGCCTGAGCGGCGCGGTCAGCACAATATGA